In Rhodanobacter humi, the genomic stretch AGGCCGGGCACCTGGGTGGTGACCTGGGCGGTGACGGCACCGAGCTCCGGGTAGGCCTCGATGGAAAGCTGGGTCCACGAGTAGTAACCGAAGATCGCCACCAGCACCGTGACCACCAGGAACAGCGTGCGCTTGTGGAAGCAGAACTCGATGATGCGGTCAATCATGGATCAGCACTCCGCCCGCCACGACCACGCGGTCGCCGGCCTTGAGGCCCTTGAGCACGCGCGCGCCGGCGTTCTCGTCGTAGCTCAGTTCCACCGTGCGGCGCTCGAACGTCCACGGCGCCACCTCGACGAACACCGTGGTGCTGTCGTTGTTCATCAGCAGCGCCGACTCGGGCACGAACACCTGCGCGGGCTGCTGCACGGCCACGCTGGCGCGGGCGTACATGTTGGGCTTCAGCGCGTGGTCGGCGTTGTCGAAGGCGATGCGGACCTTGTCGCGGCGGGTGTCGGGATCGAGCACGGCGCTGACCGACGCCACCGTGCCGCGGAACACGCGGTCCGGATACGCCGGCACGCTGGCGCTGGCGGCCTGGCCTTTCGCGACCTGGCCCAGCTCGTTCTCCGGCACCTGCGCGGTGATCCAGACCTTGTCGATGTTGGCGATGGTCATCAGCGCCGCGGTGGGATCGTTGACGAACATGCCCGGAGCGATGGACAGCGCGGTGATCGTGCCGCCGATCGGCGCGCGCATCTGCATCGGTCGCGCGCCGGTCTGGGCGTCCGCACTGCCGCCCAACGCCACCAGCCGGGTCTGCGCGCGGCGGTATTCGGCCTGCGCCTGCGTCACGCCGCTCTGCGCGGCTTCCAGGTCCTTCACTGCGGCGCCGCCGGCCTGCTGCACGCCGCGGGCGCGATCCAGCGTCTTCTGCGCGAGGCTCAGCGCGTCACGTGCCTTGTCCGTGTCGGCATAGGCCTGGGCGAGGTCGCCGGAGTCGATCACCGCCAGCAACTGGCCGCGCTCGACGCGGTCGCCGAGGTCGACCTTCAATGCCACCACGCGCCCGGCGAGCGCGGGCAGCACGTTGGCCATGTGCGCGGGATCGGCCTCGACGGTAGCGGGGAAATCCAGCGCGTGAGGCGCCTGGTGCAGCTCGACCGGCGCGACCTTCAGCCGCTGGCGCAGCGGTGAGTCGGCCGGCACCTCGATGCGCGATCCGTGCTGGACGAAGGCGGGTGCGGCCTCGTGCTCGCCCGCATCGTGCGAGCAGCCGCCGAGCAGGCAGGCGAGGGCGAGGGCGAGGGCGAGGGCGAGCGTGCAGGCGGCGACGCGCGGGCGGGAAACGTGGTGGGACATGGCTTGCATCCGTGGCGGCCGGGCGGGCGGCGGCGGATGCAAGCGGGCACTCAGCCGTGCATCACGCCGGGCGCCGTGGCCCGGTGGGAGGTGGATTCGTCGGGGATGCGCCCGGACGGGGCGCGGAGGGAGGTCGACTGTCGCTGGGCATCAGGGGCCTCCATGATCCGTGGCATGGCGAAGTGCATCGTGCCGCGCGCAGGTGGCGGACAGATGGCAGGCACGCCCGAACGCGCGACGCGTTGACGTCGCGCACGATGTTCTTGAACGCGTTGTTCCTGAGCGCGTTGTTCTTGATACAGGGAAGCGGTGAAGCAGCATGGGCTCGCCTCTGCATGCGCCCGCGGCGCATGGGGGCGGCCCGTTCCTCAGTCGAGGAAAGCGCGGGCCGACCGCTGGCGGTCGCAGGCGTTCATCGGGTTGTGCAACGCCGGCATCCGCAAGGGTTTGCGGTCGCCGACGCATCGACTGGGAATACTGTCCATTTCTCGCTGGAAGTGGCCAAGGAAGCCGTCAGCCGGGCTGAGGGCGCGCGCACTGTAGTTGCGGGCCGGCGGGCTGTCAACGCGTTTGGATGAGCCATCGCGGGGGCCGGCGCATCGTCGCGGACAGGCATGGCGCAGCACCGCAATCCGGCGGGTGAATCGCGGCTGAGGGGGTGGGGTGCCGACCTGTCCGCGGAGGGTGGAACACTGTGCGGCGGTCATCATTGCGCAACGCCGGGGGCGAACGCCTCCGCTGCCACGACGCGCTTTCTTGCGCCTCCGGCTTTGCCTGCCGGCACACCATGCTGCGTCAGAAAACGCGTCTTGCTTCGTACCCGGTGGCTTGCATCGCCGGGATCGCGCGCCGCCTAGTTGTTGTCGCCGCCCAATATCGAGCCGACGACACCGCCGAGCAGGCCGGCACCGATGCCGGTCGAGGCCGCCCGGTTGCCTTCGCGCGGCAGGTATTCGGCGATCTGATGGGCCAGGCGCGAGATCGGCAAGGTCTGCAACCACACCGTGCCGGGCCCGGTGAGCGATGCGAGGAAGATGCCGTCCCCACCAAATATGGCATTGCGGATGCCGGGCACGGTGGTGATCTGGAAGCTCACCGAGGCCTGGAAGGCGCCGACGTGGCCGGGGTGCACGCGCAGCGTCTCGCCGGGGGCCAGGTCCTTCTGGATGAGTTCGCCGGACAGCTCCAACCAAGCCGTGCCGCTGCCGCCGATGTGCTGCAGCAGGAAGCCGCTGCCGCCGAAGATGCCGGCACCCAGCGACTGCTGGAAGCCCACGCCGATGCTGACCTGCGGCGTGGCACAGAGGAAGCCGTGACGATGCACCATGTATTCGCGGCCCGGCGCCACCGGCACCGGCACGATATGGCCGGGCACCTTGGTGGCGAACGCCACGGTGCCGGGGGATTGCACGGCGCGGTAGTCCGTCATGAACAGGCTGCCGCCGCCGACCACGCGCTTGAACATGCCGAGCAGGCCGCCACCGCCGCCCATCTGGGTATGCGTGGTCATCTGCACCGAAGCGCTCATCCACGACAACTCGCCGCTTTCGGCGAACACGCTTTCGCCGGGATCGAGCTGCACTTCGAGCACGGGCATGGTCGTGCCCTGGATATGTGTCTGCATGGCAATCTCTTCGGACGAGGATGGGGCGGGGCGATCCGTCCGCGTGCGCAGTCGCGGTCGCATGCTTCGATGAAGATGCGCTGCATCCTACGCTTCCGCATCGTCGCTCGTAAGCACTCCCATCAACCCGAAGGCCACCTTGCGGCGGCCTTCGGTTGCATTGCGTCGAACGACTTGCTCAGCCGCCGCGCGAGGCGCGCTTGCGGTCGTTCTCGGTGAGGTGCTTCTTGCGCAGGCGGATTTCCTTCGGCGTCACCTCGACCAGCTCGTCGTCGTCGATGAAGTCCAGCGCCTGCTCCAGCGAGAACTTGGTGGCCGGGGTCAGCTGGATCGCATCGTCCTTGCCCGAGGCGCGCATGTTGGTGAGCGGCTTGGGCTTGATCGCGTTGACGGTGAGGTCGTTGTCCTTGGCGTGGATGCCGACCAACTGGCCCTCATACACGTTGTCGCCTTCGGCGGCGAACAGCTTGCCGCGTTCCTGCAGCGGGCCCAGCGAGTAGGCAGGCGTGGTGCCGCCGGCGTTCGCGATCATCACGCCGTTGAGGCGCTTGGCGATCTGGCCTTCTTCCTTCGGGCCGTAATGGTCGAACACGTGGAACAGCAGGCCCGAGCCCTGGGTGAGGGTCTTGAACGCGTTCTGGAAGCCGATCAGGCCGCGCGCCGGGATCATGTACTCCAGACGCACGCGGCCCTTGCCGTCCGGCTCCATGTTCTTGAGCTGGCCCTTGCGCACGCCGAGGCGCTCCATCACCGGACCCTGGTGGGTTTCCTCCACGTCGACCACCAACTGCTCGATCGGCTCCATCTTCTGGCCGTCGATCTCCTTGATGATCACTTCCGGACGCGACACGGCCAGTTCGTAGCCCTCGCGGCGCATGTTCTCGATCAGCACCGACAGGTGCAGCTCGCCGCGGCCGGAAACCAGGAACTTGTCGGCGTCCGAACCCTGCTCGACCTTCAGCGCCACGTTGTGCACCTGCTCGCGGTCGAGGCGATCCTTGAGCTGGCGGCTGGTGAGGAACTTGCCGCCGCTGAGGTCCTTGTTGCCGGCGAACGGCGAGTTGTTGACCTGGAAGGTCATCGAGATGGTCGGCTCGTCCACCGTCAGCGCCGGCAGCGCCTCGGGGGCGTCCAGCGCGGTGACGGTGTCGGAGATGGTCAGCTCGGCGATGCCGGAGATGGCCACGATGTCGCCGGCCTCGGCGCTGTCCTGCTCGATGCGTTCCAGGCCCATGAAGCCGAGCACCTGCAGCACCTTGCCTTGGCGCTTCTTGCCCTCGCGGTTGATCACCGCCACCGGCATGTTCTTCTTCAGCGTGCCGCGCTGGATGCGGCCGATGCCGATCACGCCCACGAAGTTGTTGTAGTCCAGCTGGCTGATGCGCATCTGGAACGGGCCTTCCGGATCGACCTCGGGCTTGGGCGTGTGCTGCATGATCGCCTGGTACAGCGGCGTCATGTCGCCCTCGCGCACGTTCTCGTCGAGGCTGGCGTAGCCGTTCAGGGCCGAGGCGTAGACGATCGGGAAATCCATCTGCTCCGGCGTGGCGCCGAGGCGGTCGAACAGGTCCCACACCTGTTCCACCACCCACTCGGGGCGCGCGCCGGGGCGATCGATCTTGTTGATCACCACGATCGGCTTGAAGCCCATCGCAAACGCCTTCTGCGTCACGAAGCGCGTCTGCGGCATCGGGCCGTCCATCGCGTCGACCAGGATCAGCACGGTGTCGACCATCGACAGCACGCGCTCCACCTCGCCGCCGAAGTCGGCGTGGCCCGGGGTGTCGACGATGTTGATGCGGTTGCCGTTCCACTTGATCGCGGTGTTCTTGGCCAGGATGGTGATGCCGCGCTCCTTTTCCTGGTCGTTCGAGTCCATCACGCGCTCGGCCAGTACGGTGCGCTCGCTGAGCGTGCCGGACTGCTTCAGCAGCTGGTCGACGAGGGTGGTCTTGCCGTGGTCGACGTGGGCGACGATGGCGATATTGCGCAGGTTTTCGATGGACATGGGATCGGCTCGGGCGATGCGGGGATCGTCGCGCAGGTTTTTGAAGGGCGAATCGGTCGATTATACGCGCTTGGATGACGATTTGCCCGCGTTTCCGATCGATCCGGCGGGCTGCGCTATCCTTGGCGATCCACGCGCCGTGCCTGCGGCGCACCGATCCTGTCCAACGCCGAGGAATGCCCATGGCCATCCAAGTCACCCTGCACACCAACCGCGGCCCGATCCGCCTGCGCCTGCACGACGACAAGGCGCCGCTGACCGTGGCGAATTTCGTGAACCTGGCCAAGCGCGGCTACTACGACGGCCTGTCGTTCCATCGCGTGATCGCCGACTTCATGGTCCAGGGCGGTTGCCCGGAAGGCAGCGGTCGCGGTGGCCCGGGCTACAAGTTCGAGGACGAGTTCCATCCCTCGCTGCGCCACGACAAGCCCGGCGTGTTGTCGATGGCGAACGCCGGCCCGCGCACCAACGGCAGCCAGTTCTTCATCACCCACGGCGCCACGCCGTGGCTGGACGGCAAGCACAGCGTGTTCGGCGAAGTGATCGATGCGAATGACCAACAGGTAGTCGACGCGATCCGCCAGAACGACGTCATCGAGAAGGTCACGGTCGAGGGCGACGTGGACGCGCTGCTGGCGGCCAAGGCCGACCGCGTGAAGGAATGGAACAGCGTGCTCGATCAGCGCGGCTGATCCGCGACAGGTGTCACCCCTGCAAGCCACCGCCTTGGTGCGGTGGCTTTTTCACGCGCCGGTCACGACAGAAACCGCGTGCGATCCATAGAATCGACGGGTCGCGCGCGACAACTGCGTTCGGCTTCCATCATCCAAGGAGAGCAGCCATGTCATTACTCGGTAGTTTGCTCGGCGGCGGCGGTCAGGCCGGCGGTTCGGATCTGGTGTCGGTGGCGGGTCAGCTGATCCAGCAGGCGGGCGGCGTGCAGGGGCTGGCCGGCATGCTGCACCAGGGCGGGCTCGGCGAAGCCGTGCAGTCGTGGGTGGGCAACGGCGCCAATCAGGCGGTGTCCGGCGATCAGCTCAACCAGGCGTTGCAGAGCGGTGGCCTGGGTTCGGTGCTGCAGGAGGCGGCCGGCAAGCTGGGCATGGACCAGGGCCAGCTGTCCGGTGCGCTGGCGCAGGTGTTGCCGCATGTGGTCGACCATCTGACTCCCGGCGGCCAGGTGCCGGCGCAGGGGCAGGGTGGTGGTTTCGATCTCGGCTCGCTGGCGGGGCTGGCCGGCAAGCTGTTCGGCTGAGCTTCGCCGACACGTCATGAGGTCGTGTGGGCGAGGCATGCCCCGCCCGCACGACCGCGTCTCACGAGGAGGCGCTGGGCTTGAACAGCACGTGGTAGATCGCGAGCAGGATGATCGCGCCCACGATCGAAGCGATGAAATGCACGAAGCCGTGCGCGGGCCACCAGCCCAGGTTCTCGCCCACCCAGGTGGCGAGGATCGAGCCCACGATGCCGATGACGATGGTGATGATGAAGCCGACCGAGTCCTTGCCGCCGCGGATGAACTTGGCGATGACGCCGACGATGAAGCCGATGATGATGACCCAGAGCCAATGCATATCCGTGTGTCCCCATGCGTGGTTGATGAAGTCCCCTGGATAGTGCGGAAGCCGCGCCTCCCTGCGGCTCCTGCCGCGCACCGTGCTGAAGGCGTGGCAGCGTGGGCATCATGCCATCCGCGAACATGGGCATGCATCCACGGATCGTGATGACGCAAGCTTTTGCGGGGGCCTCGGGGGATGCGATACCCCATGCTAAAATCGCCGGGTTTGCCGCTTCCGTCCCCCACGAACCCGAGGAAGTCATGCCCCAGCTCGCCCAGCGTGTCGGCCGCGCCAAGCCCAGCGCGATCATGCTCATCGCCGCCAAGGCGAAGCAGCTCAAGGCCGCCGGCCGCGACATCATCAGCTTCTCCATCGGCGTGCCGAACTTCCTGCCCGGCGAACACGTGTACGCGGCGGCGCGCGAGGCGCTCAGCCACGACAGCGGCCAGTACGGCAGCAACCGTGGCGCCGAGCCGCTGCTGGACGCGTTCCTGAAGCACATCGAGGCGCTGGGTTTCACCGGTTACGGCCACGCCAACCTGTCGGTGGGCATCGGCGCCAAGCAGGTGCTTTACAACCTGGCCGAGGCGCTGCTGGACGAGGGCGACGAGATCGCCTTCGCCGCGCCGTACTGGACCACCTACCGCGACATCGCCGACATCGTGGGCGCGCAGGCCAACGTGCTGCATTGCGGCCCCGAGCAGCATTACAAGCTCACCCCGACGCAGCTCGACGCCGCACTGGCGCGCAAGCCGAAGGTGTTCCTGTTCAACAACCCGTCCAACCCGACGGGCATGGTCTACACGCGCGAGGAAATCGCCGCGCTGGCTGAGGTGCTGGCGAAGCATCCGGACACCTGGATCATCACCGACGACATCTACAACTCGATGGTGTTCGACGGCATCGGCTACCACAACTTCGTGTTCGCGAAGCCTGAACTGCGCGAGCGGCTGGTCTTCGTCGACTCGGTGTCCAAGACCTACGGCATGCCGGGCTGGCGCGTGGGCCTGCTGGCCGGGCCGGAGCCGGTGGCCAAGGCGGTCACCACGCTCAACTCCAACCACATCACCAGCGTGCCGGAAGTGATTACCGCGGCCGCGGTGGCCGCGTTCACCGGCCCGCAGGACATCCCGCAGGCCAAGTGCGCCGAATTCGCGGCGCGCCGCGACACCGTGGTTGCCGCGCTCAATGCGATCCCGGGCGTGATCTGCCCGCGGCCGCAGGGCGCGTTCTACGCGTTCCCCGACATTTCGGTGGCGTTCGGCAAGAGCCACCACGGCACGAAGATTTCCAGCGACGTGGAGTTCTGCGCCGCGCTGCTGGAAGCCAAGGGCGTGGCCTGCGTGCCGGGCTCGGCCTTCGGTGAGCCGCATGCCCTGCGGATTTCCTATACCTGCCCGGCCGCCCAGCTGGCGCCCGGACTCGCGCGCATTGCCGAGTTCTTTGCCGAGCTGACGTGAACACATCAACTGTAGGAGCGGCTTCAGCCGCGACAGGCAAGAAGCATCGCGGCTGAAGCCGCTCCTACTAAAAGCTGAGCATTCCACCAAGGAGTCAACCCCATGAAAGCCCCCGTTCGAGTTGCCGTTACCGGCGCCGCCGGCCAGATCGGCTACGCCCTGCTGTTCCGCATCGCCGCCGGCGACATGCTGGGCCCCGACCAGCCGGTGATCCTGCACCTGCTGGAAATCACGCCGGCGCTGCCCGCGCTGCAGGGCGTGGTGATGGAACTCAACGACTGCGCGTTCCCGACCCTGGCCGGCGTGGTCGCCACCGACGACGTCAACGTGGCCTTCAAGGACGTGGACTACGCGCTGCTGGTCGGTGCCCGCCCGCGCGGCCCGGGCATGGAGCGCAAGGACCTCTTGGAAGCGAACGGCGCGATCTTCGCCCCGCAGGGCAAGGCGCTGAACGACCACGCCAAGCGCGACGTGAAGGTGCTGGTGGTCGGCAACCCGGCCAACACCAATGCGCTGATCGCGCAGCAGAACGCGCCCAGCCTGGATCCGAAGTGCTTCACCGCGATGGTGCGCCTGGACCACAACCGCGCCAAGAGCCAGCTGGCCGAGAAGACCGGCAAGCACAACACCGACGTCCGCAAGATGACGATCTGGGGCAACCACAGCTCCACCCAGTACCCCGACCTGCACCACGCCACCGTGGACGGCAAGCCGGCGCTGAGCCTGGTCGACCAGGCGTGGTACGAGAGCGATTTCATCCCCACCGTGCAGCAGCGCGGCGCGGCCATCATCAAGGCGCGCGGCGCTTCCTCCGCCGCCTCGGCCGCCTCGGCCGCGATCGACCACATGCGCACCTGGGCGCAGGGCACCGCGGAAGGCGACTGGGTGTCGATGGGCATCCCGTCCGACGGCTCCTACGGCATCGCGCCGGGCGTGATCTTCGGCTACCCGGTGACGGTGAAGGACGGCAAGTACGCCATCGTGCAGGGCCTGGCGATCAACGCGTTCTCGCAGGCGCGCATCGATGCCACCCACAAGGAACTGCGCGAGGAACGCGCAGGCGTCGAGCATCTGTTCGCGAAGTAAACAGGCGCGGCGCGTTTGCTCGAAGGGGAAGGGCGGCCTGGCCGCCCTTCTTCGTTTCAGCGCAGGGATGGGCCGTGTTGCCGCCACGATGCCTGCGACCATCGTCGCGCTGCCCAAGCGGCGATACCGCGATTAGGCTTGAAACGGGTCGGCGCGGGAGGCGGGCATGGACTACGAATCGTTCTACCGGCAGTCGGTCGAGCAGCCGGAACTGTTCTGGGCCGAGCAGGCGCGGCGCATCCATTGGGAGACGCCACCGCGGCAGATCCTCGACCAGTCGAAGCCGCCGTTCCGCCGCTGGTTCGTGGGCGGCACCACCAACCTCTGTTACAACGCCGTGGACCGGCATCTCGCCGAACGCGCGGAGCAACTGGCGCTGGTGGCGGTGTCCAGCGAGACGGACAGCACGCGCGAGTTCACGTATCGCGAGTTGCATCGCGAGGTGAACACGTTCGCCGCGGTGCTGCAGTCGCTGGACGTGGGGCGCGGCGACCGCGTGGTGATCTACCTGCCGAACATCGCCGAGGCGGTGTTCGCGATGCTGGCGTGCGCGCGCATCGGCGCGATCCACTCGGTGGTGTTCGGCGGCTTCGCGGCGCACAACCTCGCGTTGCGCATCGACGATGCACAGCCGAAGCTCTTGATCTGCGCCGACGCGGGCATGCGTGCGGGCAAGGTGATTCCGTACAAACCGCTGGTGGACGCGGCGCTGAACGAGGCCTCGGCGCCGCCGCCGAAGGTGCTGGTGGTGGATCGCGGGCTCGATCCGCAGATGACCCGCATCAAGGATCGCGACGTGGACTACACCGAACTTCGCGCGAAGCATGACGGCGCCGCGGTGCCGGTGGCCTGGCTGGAGTCGAACGAGCCGAGCTACCTGCTCTACACCTCGGGCACCACCGGCAAGCCGAAGGGCGTGCAGCGCGACACTGGCGGCTACGCGGTGGCGATGGCGATGTCGATCCGCTGCATCTTCGATATCGCGCCGGGGCAGGTGATGTTCTCCACCTCCGACGTGGGCTGGGCGGTGGGGCATTCCTACAACGTCTACGGCCCGCTGATCGGCGGCGCCACCTCGCTGTTGTACGAAGGCCTGCCCACGCGGCCCGATCCGGGCGTGTGGTGGGGGCTGTGCGAGAAGTACGGCGTGCACAGCATGTTCTCCTCGCCCACCGCGATCCGCGTGCTGAAGAAGCAGGACGCGCGCTTCCTGCACGCGCACGACCTGTCGCAGCTGAAGTGGCTGTTCCTCGCCGGCGAGCCGCTGGACGAACCCACCTCGCATTGGATCAACACGGAACTGGGCGTGCCGGTGGTCGACAACTACTGGCAGACCGAAACCGGCTGGCCCGCGATCACGCTGATGCCAGGTCTGGACATGAAACCCGCCAAGCTCGGCTCGCCCGGCCTGCCGGCGCCCGGCTACAAGATGAAGGTGATCGACGAGAACACCGGCAAGGAAGTGCCCGCCGGCGAGAAGGGCGTGCTGGTGCTGGAACCGCCGCTGCCGCCGGGCTGCCTCAGCACGATCTGGCGCGACGACGACCGCTACGTGCACAGCTACTTCAGCCACTTCCGCGAACTGCTGTACAGCTCGCTGGACTGGGCGATTCGCGATGCGGACGGCTACACCTTCATCCTCGGCCGCACCGACGACGTGATCAACGTGGCCGGGCATCGCCTGGGCACACGCGAGATCGAGGAATCCGTGGCCGGCCACCCGGCGGTGGCCGAGGCGGCGGTGGTAGGCGTGCGCGACGAACTGAAAGGCCAGGTGCCGGTGGTGTTCGCCACGCTGAAACAGGACGCCGGCGCGGGCGCCGCCGAGGTGGCGCGCGGCATGCAGCAGTGCGTGGTGGACCAGCTCGGCAGCGTGGCGAAACCGGCGCGGGTGTATGTGGTGGGCGCGTTGCCCAAGACGCGCTCGGGCAAGCTGCTGCGCCGCTCGCTGCAGGCCCTGGCCGAGCAGCGCGATCCGGGCGATCTCTCCACGCTGGACGATCCGGCGGCGCTGGAGGAGATCCGCAAGGCGCTGGAACGCGGGCCGGATCAGGGAAGTTGACGGGCGTAAGGGGGACCCTTCGACTCTGGCCCTGCGGGCCTACGCTCAGGGCGAACGGTTGGTTGGGGATTTCCTCATCCCGTTCGCCCTGAGCGTAGCGCAGCGAAGTCGAAGGGCAGGGCGACACAGTGGGGATCGCCCTGCCGGCGGCTTGCTTCTGGTGCGAAAGACGAGGTGTCAGGCAGCGGCTGTTTCCGCCGCCGGCGCCGAGCTGCGGATCAGGTGATCGAACGCCCCCAGCGCGGCAGTGGAACCGGCGCCCATCGCGATCACGATCTGCTTGTACGGCACCGTGGTGGCGTCGCCGGCGGCGAACACGCCGGGCAGCGAAGTCTGGCCGCGGGCGTCGATCACGATCTCGCCGCGCGGGCTGAGTTCCAACGTGCCCTTCAGCCACTCGGTGTTCGGCAGCAGGCCGATCTGCACGAAGATGCCTTCGAGGGTCAGGCTGTGCATCACGCCGTCGTTGCGGTCCTTCCAGACCAGACCGGTGACTTTCTGGCCGTCGCCCAGTACCTCGGTGGTCTGTGCGCTGACGATCACCTCCACGTTGGGCAGGCTGCGCAGCTTGCGCTGCAGCACCTCGTCGGCGCGCAGTTGGTGGTCGAACTCGATCAGGGTGACATGGGCCACGAGGCCGGCCAGGTCGATCGCCGCCTCCGCGCCGGAGTTGCCGCCGCCGATCACCGCCACACGCTTGCCCTTGAACAGCGGGCCGTCGCAGTGCGGGCAGTAGGCCACGCCCTTGTTGCGGTAATCGTTCTCGCCGGGCACGCCCATCTGCCGCCAGCGCGCGCCGGTGGAGATCACCACGGACTTGGCCTTGAGGCTGGCGCCGTTCTCCAGCGCCACCTCGATCAGACCGCTGGCCGATTCCGCGGCGGGCACCAGCTGGGTGGCGCGCTGCAGGTTCATGATGTCCACGTCGTAGTTGCGAACGTGGTTTTCCAGCGCGGCGCCCAGCTTGGAGCCTTCGGTGTAGTCCACCGAGATGAAGTTTTCGATCGCCATGGTGTCCAGCACCTGGCCGCCAAAGCGCTCGGCGGCCACGCCGGTGCGAATGCCCTTGCGCGCGGCGTAGATCGCCGCCGCGGCGCCGGCCGGGCCACCGCCGACCACCAGCACGTCGAAGGCGTCCTTGGTCTTGATCGCCGCGGCGGCGCGTGCGGCGGCGCCGGTGTCGAGCTTGGCGACGATCTGTTCCAGGCTCATGCGGCCCTGGTCGAAGACCTCGCCGTTCAAGTACACCGTGGGCACCGACATGATCTGGCGGCGCTCCACTTCGTCCTGGTACAGCGCGCCGTCGATGGCGACGTGCCGGATGTTCGGGTTCAGTACGCTCATCAGGTTGAGCGCCTGCACCACGTCCGGGCAGTTCTGGCAGGACAGCGAGAAATACGTCTCGAAACGGAACTCGCCCTCCAGCGCCTGCACCTGCGCGATGGTTTCGGCCGCGGCCTTGGACGGATGTCCGCCCACCTGCAGCAGCGCCAGCACCAGCGAGGTGAACTCGTGGCCCAGCGGGATGCCGGCGAAGCGCACGCCGATGTCGGTGCCGGTGCGGTTGATCGCGAAGGAAGGCTTGCGCGTCTCGCTGTCGTCGCGGCGCAGGGAGATCTTGTCGCTCATTGCGGCGATCTCGTGCAGCAGTTCGTCCAGCTCGCGTGACTTCGCGCCGTCGTCCAGCGCGGCGACGAGTTCGATCGGCTGGGTGAGTTTTTCCAGGTAGCCCGCGAGCTGGGCCTTGATGGCTGCATCAAGCATGGTGACCACTCCGGTGGCGATGGGGAAAGGGAGAGAGGCTTGTGGCAGCGGCCGGCGCGTGGGGAGGGCGGCTGCGGAGGGGGAGCGAAGCCGGGCGCAGGCCGCTGGCACAAGCATCCTCGGGGGGAGCCCGGGCGCGGTGCGCCCGGGTCCGGTGTTGCGGGTGAAGCGGCGGATCAGATCTTGCCGACCAGGTCCAGCGAGGGCGCCAGGGTCTTCTCGCCTTCCTGCCACTTGGCCGGGCACACTTCGCCCGGGTGGCTGGCGACGTACTGCGCGGCCTTCACCTTGCGCAGCAGTTCCTTGGCGTCGCGGCCGATGCCGCCAGCGGTGATCTCGACGATCTGGATCTTGCCCTGCGGGTCGACCACGAAGCTGCCGCGGTCGGCCAGGCCGGCGTCCTCGATCAGCACCTCGAAGTTGCGGCTGATCGCATGGGTCGGGTCGCCGACCATGGTGTAGCCGATCTTCCTGATCGCGTCGGAAGTGTCGTGCCACGCCTTGTGCGAGAAATGCGTGTCGGTCGAGACGCTGTA encodes the following:
- a CDS encoding efflux RND transporter periplasmic adaptor subunit, whose protein sequence is MSHHVSRPRVAACTLALALALALACLLGGCSHDAGEHEAAPAFVQHGSRIEVPADSPLRQRLKVAPVELHQAPHALDFPATVEADPAHMANVLPALAGRVVALKVDLGDRVERGQLLAVIDSGDLAQAYADTDKARDALSLAQKTLDRARGVQQAGGAAVKDLEAAQSGVTQAQAEYRRAQTRLVALGGSADAQTGARPMQMRAPIGGTITALSIAPGMFVNDPTAALMTIANIDKVWITAQVPENELGQVAKGQAASASVPAYPDRVFRGTVASVSAVLDPDTRRDKVRIAFDNADHALKPNMYARASVAVQQPAQVFVPESALLMNNDSTTVFVEVAPWTFERRTVELSYDENAGARVLKGLKAGDRVVVAGGVLIHD
- a CDS encoding TIGR00266 family protein, whose amino-acid sequence is MQTHIQGTTMPVLEVQLDPGESVFAESGELSWMSASVQMTTHTQMGGGGGLLGMFKRVVGGGSLFMTDYRAVQSPGTVAFATKVPGHIVPVPVAPGREYMVHRHGFLCATPQVSIGVGFQQSLGAGIFGGSGFLLQHIGGSGTAWLELSGELIQKDLAPGETLRVHPGHVGAFQASVSFQITTVPGIRNAIFGGDGIFLASLTGPGTVWLQTLPISRLAHQIAEYLPREGNRAASTGIGAGLLGGVVGSILGGDNN
- the typA gene encoding translational GTPase TypA; the protein is MSIENLRNIAIVAHVDHGKTTLVDQLLKQSGTLSERTVLAERVMDSNDQEKERGITILAKNTAIKWNGNRINIVDTPGHADFGGEVERVLSMVDTVLILVDAMDGPMPQTRFVTQKAFAMGFKPIVVINKIDRPGARPEWVVEQVWDLFDRLGATPEQMDFPIVYASALNGYASLDENVREGDMTPLYQAIMQHTPKPEVDPEGPFQMRISQLDYNNFVGVIGIGRIQRGTLKKNMPVAVINREGKKRQGKVLQVLGFMGLERIEQDSAEAGDIVAISGIAELTISDTVTALDAPEALPALTVDEPTISMTFQVNNSPFAGNKDLSGGKFLTSRQLKDRLDREQVHNVALKVEQGSDADKFLVSGRGELHLSVLIENMRREGYELAVSRPEVIIKEIDGQKMEPIEQLVVDVEETHQGPVMERLGVRKGQLKNMEPDGKGRVRLEYMIPARGLIGFQNAFKTLTQGSGLLFHVFDHYGPKEEGQIAKRLNGVMIANAGGTTPAYSLGPLQERGKLFAAEGDNVYEGQLVGIHAKDNDLTVNAIKPKPLTNMRASGKDDAIQLTPATKFSLEQALDFIDDDELVEVTPKEIRLRKKHLTENDRKRASRGG
- a CDS encoding peptidylprolyl isomerase, with amino-acid sequence MAIQVTLHTNRGPIRLRLHDDKAPLTVANFVNLAKRGYYDGLSFHRVIADFMVQGGCPEGSGRGGPGYKFEDEFHPSLRHDKPGVLSMANAGPRTNGSQFFITHGATPWLDGKHSVFGEVIDANDQQVVDAIRQNDVIEKVTVEGDVDALLAAKADRVKEWNSVLDQRG
- a CDS encoding YidB family protein, translated to MSLLGSLLGGGGQAGGSDLVSVAGQLIQQAGGVQGLAGMLHQGGLGEAVQSWVGNGANQAVSGDQLNQALQSGGLGSVLQEAAGKLGMDQGQLSGALAQVLPHVVDHLTPGGQVPAQGQGGGFDLGSLAGLAGKLFG
- a CDS encoding GlsB/YeaQ/YmgE family stress response membrane protein translates to MHWLWVIIIGFIVGVIAKFIRGGKDSVGFIITIVIGIVGSILATWVGENLGWWPAHGFVHFIASIVGAIILLAIYHVLFKPSASS
- a CDS encoding aminotransferase class I/II-fold pyridoxal phosphate-dependent enzyme, whose translation is MPQLAQRVGRAKPSAIMLIAAKAKQLKAAGRDIISFSIGVPNFLPGEHVYAAAREALSHDSGQYGSNRGAEPLLDAFLKHIEALGFTGYGHANLSVGIGAKQVLYNLAEALLDEGDEIAFAAPYWTTYRDIADIVGAQANVLHCGPEQHYKLTPTQLDAALARKPKVFLFNNPSNPTGMVYTREEIAALAEVLAKHPDTWIITDDIYNSMVFDGIGYHNFVFAKPELRERLVFVDSVSKTYGMPGWRVGLLAGPEPVAKAVTTLNSNHITSVPEVITAAAVAAFTGPQDIPQAKCAEFAARRDTVVAALNAIPGVICPRPQGAFYAFPDISVAFGKSHHGTKISSDVEFCAALLEAKGVACVPGSAFGEPHALRISYTCPAAQLAPGLARIAEFFAELT